The following are from one region of the Streptococcus sp. 1643 genome:
- a CDS encoding ABC transporter permease, with the protein MKKTTSKLFVVPYMLWIALFVLAPLVLIFGQSFFNIEGQFSLENYKSYFASQNLTYLKMSFNSVLYAGIVTLVTLLISYPTALFLTRLKHRQLWLMLIILPTWINLLLKAYAFIGIFGQNGSINQFLEFIGIGSQQLLFTDFSFIFVASYIELPFMILPIFNVLDDMDNNLINASYDLGATKWETFRHVIFPLSMNGVRSGVQSVFIPSLSLFMLTRLIGGNRVITLGTAIEQNFLTNDNYGMGSTIGVILILTMFITMWVTKERRER; encoded by the coding sequence ATGAAGAAAACAACCTCTAAACTCTTTGTAGTGCCCTATATGCTTTGGATCGCCCTCTTTGTTCTCGCACCCTTGGTCCTGATTTTTGGACAATCCTTTTTCAACATTGAAGGCCAGTTTAGTTTAGAAAACTATAAATCCTACTTTGCATCACAAAACTTGACCTATCTCAAAATGAGCTTCAACTCTGTGCTTTATGCAGGGATTGTCACCTTGGTAACACTGCTCATCAGCTATCCAACAGCCCTCTTTTTGACCCGTCTCAAGCACCGTCAGCTCTGGCTCATGCTGATTATCTTGCCAACCTGGATCAATTTGCTCCTCAAGGCCTATGCCTTTATTGGGATTTTTGGTCAAAATGGCTCTATTAATCAATTTTTGGAATTTATCGGAATCGGTTCACAGCAGTTGCTCTTTACGGATTTCTCCTTTATCTTTGTCGCAAGCTACATCGAGCTTCCCTTTATGATTTTGCCGATTTTCAATGTCTTGGATGATATGGATAACAATCTCATCAATGCCAGCTATGACCTCGGTGCGACCAAGTGGGAGACCTTCCGCCATGTCATCTTCCCTCTATCGATGAATGGAGTGAGAAGTGGAGTTCAGTCGGTCTTTATCCCCAGTTTGAGTCTCTTCATGCTGACACGTTTGATTGGTGGGAACCGTGTTATCACGCTGGGAACGGCCATTGAGCAGAACTTCCTGACCAATGACAACTACGGTATGGGTTCTACCATCGGTGTAATCCTCATCCTGACCATGTTCATCACCATGTGGGTGACCAAGGAAAGGAGAGAACGATGA
- the murB gene encoding UDP-N-acetylmuramate dehydrogenase — protein MSVKEKMLEILEGIDIRFKEPLKTYTYTKVGGRADYLVLPRNRYEMARVVQFANQESIPWMVLGNASNIIVREGGIRGFVILCDKLNNVSVDGYTIEAEAGANLIETTRIALRHSLTGFEFACGIPGSVGGAVFMNAGAYGGEIAHILQSCQVLTKEGEIETLSVKDLAFGYRHSAIQDSGAIVLSAKFALAPGNHQVIKQEMDRLTHLRELKQPLEYPSCGSVFKRPVGHFAGQLISEAGLKGYRIGGVEVSEKHAGFMINVADGTAKDYEDLIQSVIEKVKEHSGVTLEREVRILGEHE, from the coding sequence ATGTCAGTAAAAGAAAAAATGCTTGAAATCCTAGAAGGAATCGATATTCGTTTTAAGGAACCTTTGAAGACCTATACCTATACAAAGGTAGGAGGTCGAGCGGATTATCTAGTTTTGCCACGCAATCGCTATGAGATGGCCCGTGTCGTCCAATTTGCCAATCAAGAGAGTATTCCCTGGATGGTGCTTGGGAATGCCAGCAATATCATTGTTCGTGAAGGTGGAATCCGTGGTTTTGTCATCTTGTGTGATAAGCTTAATAACGTTTCGGTTGATGGCTATACCATCGAAGCAGAAGCTGGAGCTAACTTGATTGAAACGACACGTATTGCCCTCCGTCATAGTTTGACTGGTTTTGAGTTTGCTTGTGGGATTCCAGGGAGCGTCGGTGGAGCTGTCTTTATGAATGCGGGTGCCTACGGAGGAGAGATTGCTCATATCTTGCAGTCTTGTCAAGTTTTGACCAAGGAAGGGGAAATCGAGACCTTGTCAGTCAAGGACTTGGCTTTTGGTTACCGTCATTCAGCTATTCAGGATTCTGGGGCCATTGTCTTGTCAGCTAAATTTGCCTTAGCTCCAGGAAATCATCAGGTTATCAAGCAAGAAATGGATCGCTTGACGCACCTACGTGAACTCAAACAACCTCTAGAATACCCATCATGTGGGTCAGTCTTTAAGCGTCCAGTGGGGCATTTTGCAGGACAGTTGATTTCAGAGGCTGGCTTGAAAGGCTATCGTATCGGTGGTGTGGAAGTATCTGAAAAACACGCAGGTTTCATGATCAATGTTGCTGACGGAACGGCCAAAGACTATGAAGACTTGATCCAATCTGTTATCGAAAAAGTCAAGGAACACTCAGGTGTCACTCTTGAAAGAGAAGTCCGAATCTTGGGTGAACACGAATAA
- the alaS gene encoding alanine--tRNA ligase, with translation MKQLSSAQVRQMWLDFWASKGHSVEPSVSLVPVNDPTLLWINSGVATLKKYFDGTIIPENPRITNAQKAIRTNDIENVGKTARHHTMFEMLGNFSIGDYFRDEAITWAYELLTSPEWFDFPAEKLYMTYYPDDKDSYNRWIEVGVDPSHLIPIEDNFWEIGAGPSGPDTEIFFDRGEAFDPENIGIRLLAEDIENDRYIEIWNIVLSQFNADPAVPRSEYKELPHKNIDTGAGLERLVAVIQGAKTNFETDLFMPIIREVEKLSGKVYDQDGDNMSFKVIADHIRSLSFAIGDGALPGNEGRGYVLRRLLRRASMHGQKLGINEPFLYKLVPTVGKIMESYYPEVLEKRDFIEKIVKSEEESFARTLHSGQHFAETIVADLKEKGQSVIAGQDVFKLYDTYGFPVELTEEIAEEAGMTVDREGFEAAMKEQQERARASAVKGGSMGMQNETLQNITVESVFNYNASQLPSKLVAIVADNAEVEAVSEGTASLIFAETPFYAEMGGQVADHGQILDAKGNVVATVTDVQKAPNGQALHTVEVLAPLALNQEYTLAIDTNRRHRVMKNHTATHLLHAALHNILGHHATQAGSLNEVEFLRFDFTHFQAVTPEELRAIEQQVNEKIWEAIAVETVETDIDTAKEMGAMALFGEKYGKEVRVVTIGDYSVELCGGTHVGNTSEIGLFKIVKEEGIGSGTRRILAVTGKEAFEAYREQEDALKAVAATLKAPQLKEVPHKVEGLQEQLRQLQKENAELKEKAAAAAAGDVFKDVKEVNGHRYIASQVSVSDAGALRTFADNWKQKDYSDVLVLVAAIGDKVNVLVASKTKDVHAGNLVKELAPIVDGRGGGKPDMAMAGGSNQAKIQELLDAVAGKL, from the coding sequence ATGAAACAACTATCTAGTGCTCAAGTTCGCCAAATGTGGCTAGATTTCTGGGCAAGCAAAGGTCACTCTGTAGAACCATCAGTGAGCTTGGTTCCAGTAAACGATCCAACTCTTTTGTGGATCAACTCTGGGGTAGCAACCCTTAAGAAATACTTTGACGGAACCATTATCCCTGAAAACCCACGTATTACCAATGCGCAAAAAGCAATCCGTACCAACGACATCGAAAATGTCGGGAAAACGGCTCGCCACCATACCATGTTTGAAATGCTGGGGAACTTCTCTATCGGTGATTACTTCCGTGATGAAGCTATTACTTGGGCTTATGAGCTTTTAACAAGCCCTGAATGGTTTGACTTCCCAGCTGAAAAACTCTACATGACCTACTATCCAGATGATAAAGATTCTTACAACCGCTGGATTGAAGTAGGAGTGGACCCAAGCCACTTGATCCCAATCGAAGACAACTTCTGGGAAATCGGTGCGGGACCTTCTGGACCAGATACAGAGATCTTCTTTGACCGTGGAGAAGCCTTTGACCCAGAAAATATCGGTATTCGTCTGCTTGCAGAGGATATCGAAAACGACCGTTACATCGAAATCTGGAACATCGTTTTGTCACAATTTAACGCTGACCCTGCTGTACCTCGTAGTGAGTACAAGGAATTGCCACACAAGAATATTGATACGGGTGCTGGTTTGGAGCGTTTGGTGGCCGTTATCCAAGGGGCTAAGACAAACTTTGAAACAGACCTCTTCATGCCAATCATCCGTGAAGTTGAGAAATTGTCTGGTAAGGTTTATGACCAAGATGGCGACAACATGAGCTTCAAGGTCATTGCTGACCATATCCGTTCTCTTTCATTTGCCATCGGTGATGGTGCCCTTCCTGGAAATGAAGGTCGTGGCTACGTCCTTCGTCGTCTTCTCCGTCGTGCTTCTATGCACGGTCAAAAATTGGGTATCAACGAGCCTTTCCTTTACAAACTCGTTCCAACTGTTGGAAAAATCATGGAAAGCTACTACCCAGAAGTGCTTGAAAAACGTGACTTTATCGAGAAAATCGTGAAGAGCGAAGAAGAGTCATTTGCTCGTACCCTTCACTCAGGTCAACACTTTGCTGAAACCATTGTAGCTGACTTGAAAGAAAAAGGTCAATCTGTTATCGCTGGGCAAGATGTCTTCAAACTCTACGATACATACGGATTCCCAGTAGAATTGACTGAAGAAATCGCTGAAGAAGCCGGTATGACGGTAGACCGCGAAGGATTTGAAGCAGCCATGAAAGAGCAGCAAGAACGTGCGCGTGCGTCAGCTGTCAAAGGTGGCTCAATGGGAATGCAAAATGAGACCCTTCAAAACATCACAGTGGAAAGTGTCTTCAACTACAATGCCAGTCAATTGCCTTCTAAGTTGGTGGCTATCGTAGCGGACAATGCTGAAGTAGAAGCTGTATCTGAAGGAACTGCCTCTCTGATCTTTGCAGAGACTCCATTCTACGCTGAAATGGGTGGACAAGTAGCTGACCACGGTCAAATCTTGGATGCTAAAGGAAATGTCGTAGCGACTGTAACGGACGTGCAAAAAGCACCAAACGGACAAGCTCTTCATACTGTCGAAGTTCTTGCACCACTTGCTTTGAATCAAGAATATACCTTGGCAATCGATACTAATCGCCGTCATCGTGTCATGAAGAACCACACAGCCACTCACTTGCTCCATGCGGCTCTTCACAATATCCTTGGCCACCATGCGACACAAGCAGGATCTCTGAACGAAGTTGAATTTCTTCGCTTTGACTTCACTCACTTCCAAGCCGTGACTCCAGAAGAATTGCGCGCCATTGAACAGCAAGTCAACGAAAAAATCTGGGAAGCAATTGCTGTAGAAACTGTTGAGACAGATATTGACACGGCTAAAGAAATGGGAGCTATGGCCCTCTTTGGTGAGAAATACGGTAAGGAAGTCCGTGTTGTAACCATTGGTGACTACTCAGTGGAACTTTGTGGTGGTACCCACGTTGGCAACACTTCTGAGATTGGTCTCTTCAAGATTGTCAAAGAAGAAGGAATCGGTTCAGGTACCCGCCGTATCTTGGCAGTAACTGGTAAGGAAGCCTTTGAAGCTTATCGTGAACAAGAAGACGCTCTGAAAGCCGTCGCAGCAACCTTGAAAGCACCTCAACTCAAGGAAGTTCCTCATAAGGTTGAAGGACTTCAAGAACAACTTCGTCAGCTTCAAAAAGAAAATGCAGAATTGAAAGAAAAAGCCGCAGCTGCAGCTGCAGGTGATGTCTTCAAGGATGTGAAGGAAGTCAACGGACACCGTTACATTGCTAGTCAAGTTTCTGTATCAGATGCCGGTGCCCTTCGTACCTTTGCGGATAACTGGAAACAAAAAGACTACTCTGATGTGCTTGTCCTAGTTGCCGCTATCGGTGACAAAGTCAATGTTCTTGTAGCTAGCAAGACAAAAGATGTGCATGCAGGAAATCTTGTCAAAGAATTGGCTCCAATCGTCGATGGACGTGGTGGTGGTAAACCAGACATGGCCATGGCAGGAGGAAGCAACCAAGCGAAAATTCAAGAACTCTTGGATGCAGTAGCAGGTAAATTGTAA
- a CDS encoding ABC transporter permease encodes MKKFANLYLAFVFIVLYLPIFYLIGYAFNAGDDMNSFTGFSLSHFKTMFGDGRLMLILTQTFFLAFLSALIATVIGTFGAIYIYQSRKKYQEAFLSLNNILMVAPDVMIGASFLILFTQLKFSLGFLTVLSSHVAFSIPIVVLMVLPRLKEMNDDMIHAAYDLGASQFQMFKEIMLPYLTPSIIAGYFMAFTYSLDDFAVTFFVTGNGFSTLSVEIYSRARKGISLEINALSALVFLFSIILVVGYYFISREKEEQA; translated from the coding sequence ATGAAAAAATTTGCCAATCTCTACCTAGCCTTTGTCTTTATCGTCCTTTATTTGCCAATTTTTTACTTGATTGGCTATGCCTTTAATGCAGGGGATGATATGAACAGTTTTACCGGCTTTAGCTTGAGCCATTTTAAAACTATGTTTGGTGATGGTCGTCTCATGTTGATCCTCACCCAAACCTTTTTCTTGGCCTTTCTGTCTGCCTTGATTGCGACCGTTATCGGGACTTTCGGAGCTATTTACATCTACCAGTCTCGTAAGAAATACCAAGAAGCCTTTTTATCACTCAATAATATCCTCATGGTTGCGCCTGACGTTATGATTGGTGCTAGCTTCTTGATCCTCTTTACACAGCTTAAGTTTTCACTCGGCTTTTTGACGGTTTTATCTAGTCACGTGGCCTTTTCCATCCCTATCGTGGTCTTGATGGTCTTGCCTCGTCTCAAGGAAATGAATGATGATATGATTCACGCGGCTTATGACCTTGGTGCCAGCCAGTTTCAGATGTTTAAGGAAATCATGCTTCCTTACCTGACACCGTCTATCATTGCAGGTTATTTCATGGCCTTTACTTACTCGCTGGATGACTTTGCCGTGACCTTCTTTGTAACGGGAAATGGCTTTTCAACCCTGTCAGTCGAGATTTACTCTCGCGCTCGTAAGGGGATTTCGTTAGAGATCAATGCACTGTCTGCACTTGTCTTTCTCTTTAGTATTATCCTAGTTGTTGGCTATTACTTTATCTCACGTGAGAAGGAGGAGCAAGCATGA
- a CDS encoding alpha-amylase, translating to MQNQTLMQYFEWYLPHDGQHWTRLTNDAEHLANLGISHVWMPPAFKATNEKDVGYGVYDLFDLGEFQQKGTVRTKYGFKEDYLQAIQTLKAQGIQPMADVVLNHKAAADHMEAFQVIEVDPEDRTVQLSEPFTINGWTHFTFDGRQDTYNDFHWHWYHFTGTDYDAKRRKSGIYLIQGDNKGWANEELVDNENGNYDYLMYADLDFKHPEVIQNIYDWADWFMETTGVAGFRLDAVKHIDSFFMGNFIRDMKEKYGQDFYVFGEFWNPDKEANLDYLEKTEERFDLVDVRLHQNLFEASQAGASYDLRNIFTDSLVELKPDKAVTFVDNHDTQRGQALESTVEEWFKPVAYALILLRQDGLPCVFYGDYYGISGQFAQQDFREVLDRLLAIRKDRAYGEQTDYFDDANCIGWVRSGAEHQSPIAVLISNDQENSKSMFVGQEWADQTFVDLLENHPAQVTINAEGYGEFPVAAGSVSVWATK from the coding sequence ATGCAAAATCAGACACTTATGCAATACTTTGAATGGTATTTGCCTCACGACGGCCAACACTGGACGCGACTGACAAATGATGCAGAGCACCTAGCAAACCTTGGTATCAGCCATGTCTGGATGCCACCTGCCTTCAAGGCAACCAACGAAAAAGATGTCGGCTATGGTGTTTACGATCTTTTTGACCTAGGAGAATTTCAGCAAAAAGGGACTGTCCGTACCAAGTATGGGTTTAAAGAAGATTATCTTCAAGCCATTCAAACCCTAAAGGCACAGGGAATTCAACCTATGGCCGATGTGGTGCTCAATCACAAGGCTGCTGCCGATCATATGGAAGCCTTTCAGGTTATTGAAGTGGACCCTGAGGACCGTACCGTTCAACTAAGCGAGCCCTTTACTATCAACGGCTGGACTCACTTCACCTTCGATGGTCGCCAAGATACCTACAATGACTTCCACTGGCACTGGTACCACTTCACAGGTACGGACTACGATGCCAAGCGACGTAAGTCTGGCATTTACCTGATCCAGGGAGACAATAAAGGCTGGGCAAATGAGGAATTGGTCGATAACGAAAACGGTAACTACGACTACCTCATGTATGCTGACCTAGACTTTAAGCATCCTGAAGTCATCCAAAACATCTATGACTGGGCTGACTGGTTCATGGAAACGACTGGTGTTGCTGGTTTCCGCTTGGATGCCGTTAAGCACATCGACTCCTTCTTTATGGGCAATTTCATCCGTGATATGAAGGAAAAATACGGTCAAGATTTCTATGTTTTTGGTGAATTTTGGAATCCAGACAAGGAAGCCAATCTAGACTATCTCGAGAAAACAGAAGAACGCTTTGATCTTGTCGATGTTCGTCTCCACCAGAACCTCTTTGAAGCCAGTCAAGCTGGAGCAAGTTACGACCTTCGTAACATTTTCACAGATAGCTTGGTTGAACTCAAGCCTGACAAAGCAGTCACTTTCGTTGACAACCATGATACCCAACGAGGACAAGCCCTTGAGTCTACTGTTGAAGAATGGTTCAAGCCAGTAGCCTATGCCCTCATTCTATTACGCCAAGATGGTCTTCCATGTGTCTTTTACGGAGACTATTACGGCATTTCAGGGCAATTTGCTCAACAAGATTTCAGAGAAGTTCTTGATCGTCTCCTAGCCATCCGAAAAGACAGGGCATATGGGGAGCAAACAGACTACTTTGACGATGCCAACTGTATCGGTTGGGTTCGTTCAGGTGCTGAACATCAATCTCCAATCGCTGTCCTCATCTCAAATGACCAAGAAAACAGCAAATCTATGTTTGTCGGGCAAGAATGGGCTGACCAAACCTTTGTTGACCTCCTTGAAAATCATCCAGCACAAGTTACAATCAACGCTGAAGGTTATGGAGAATTTCCAGTAGCAGCGGGTTCAGTCAGTGTTTGGGCAACAAAATAA
- a CDS encoding LURP-one-related/scramblase family protein yields the protein MKTFLVKQKFRLGGERFDIKDDRGVVNYQVEGSFFQIPKTFTIYDAYGEQVSEISKEFFTLLPRFTIQLRNGSNFVIRKKLTFWRDKYEFDNLGLRIEGNIWDLNFKLLDDRDQVIAEIRKEIFHLTSTYTVTVYEDSYADLVISLCVAIDYVEMLESQSN from the coding sequence ATGAAGACATTTCTTGTCAAACAAAAGTTTCGTCTTGGAGGCGAACGCTTCGATATCAAGGATGATAGAGGAGTAGTGAACTATCAGGTGGAGGGATCATTTTTCCAAATTCCTAAGACCTTTACCATCTATGACGCCTATGGTGAGCAAGTCAGTGAGATTAGTAAAGAATTTTTCACTTTGCTTCCTCGCTTTACTATCCAGTTACGAAACGGTTCCAATTTCGTCATTCGCAAGAAGTTGACCTTCTGGCGAGATAAGTATGAGTTTGACAATCTAGGGCTTCGTATCGAGGGCAATATCTGGGATTTGAATTTCAAATTGCTGGATGACCGCGACCAAGTGATTGCCGAGATTCGGAAAGAAATTTTCCATTTGACCTCAACCTACACCGTAACCGTCTATGAAGACTCGTATGCAGATTTGGTCATTTCCCTTTGTGTCGCGATTGACTATGTGGAGATGCTGGAAAGCCAATCAAATTAA
- a CDS encoding ABC transporter ATP-binding protein, which translates to MKKPIIEFKNVSKVFEDSNTKVLKDINFELEEGKFYTLLGASGSGKSTILNIIAGLLDATTGDILLDGVRINDIPTNKRDVHTVFQSYALFPHMNVFENVAFPLRLRKVDKKEIEKRVLEVLKMVQLEGFEKRSIRKLSGGQRQRVAIARAIINQPRVVLLDEPLSALDLKLRTDMQYELRELQQRLGITFVFVTHDQEEALAMSDWIFVMNDGEIVQSGTPVDIYDEPINHFVATFIGESNILPGTMIEDYLVEFNGKRFEAVDGGMKPNEPVEVVIRPEDLRITLPEEGKLQVKVDTQLFRGVHYEIIAYDGLGNEWMIHSTRKAIVGEEIGLDFEPEDIHIMRLNETEEEFDARIEEYVEIEEQEAGLINAIEEERDEENNL; encoded by the coding sequence TTGAAAAAACCAATTATTGAATTCAAAAACGTCTCTAAAGTTTTTGAAGACAGCAACACCAAGGTTCTCAAAGATATTAACTTTGAGTTGGAAGAAGGGAAATTTTACACTCTTTTGGGCGCATCTGGTTCAGGAAAGTCAACCATCCTGAACATCATTGCAGGTTTACTGGATGCGACGACAGGAGATATTTTGCTGGATGGGGTACGGATCAACGACATTCCAACCAACAAGCGAGACGTCCATACGGTCTTCCAATCCTATGCCTTGTTTCCACATATGAATGTGTTTGAAAATGTTGCCTTTCCACTCCGTTTGCGTAAGGTCGATAAGAAAGAAATCGAAAAACGTGTGCTAGAAGTTCTCAAAATGGTACAGTTGGAAGGTTTCGAGAAACGTTCCATTCGTAAGCTTTCGGGAGGACAACGTCAACGTGTGGCGATTGCGCGTGCGATTATCAACCAACCACGTGTGGTCCTCTTGGATGAACCTCTGTCAGCCCTTGACCTGAAGTTGCGAACCGACATGCAGTACGAATTGCGTGAATTGCAACAACGATTGGGTATTACCTTTGTTTTCGTTACCCACGATCAGGAAGAAGCCCTTGCTATGAGTGACTGGATTTTCGTTATGAATGATGGCGAGATTGTCCAGTCTGGAACACCAGTGGACATCTATGATGAGCCAATCAACCACTTTGTTGCTACCTTTATCGGCGAGTCCAACATCTTGCCAGGAACTATGATTGAAGACTACTTAGTCGAGTTCAATGGCAAACGCTTTGAAGCGGTTGATGGAGGGATGAAGCCAAATGAGCCAGTTGAGGTTGTCATTCGTCCAGAGGACTTGCGCATTACCCTTCCTGAAGAAGGCAAGCTCCAAGTCAAGGTTGATACCCAGCTTTTCCGTGGGGTTCACTATGAGATCATCGCCTATGACGGACTCGGAAATGAATGGATGATCCACTCGACTCGTAAGGCCATCGTTGGCGAGGAAATCGGTCTGGACTTTGAACCAGAAGATATCCATATCATGCGTCTCAACGAAACCGAAGAAGAGTTCGATGCTCGTATCGAAGAGTACGTAGAAATCGAAGAGCAAGAAGCAGGTCTGATTAACGCGATCGAGGAGGAAAGAGATGAAGAAAACAACCTCTAA
- a CDS encoding ABC transporter substrate-binding protein, with protein sequence MKKLYSFLAGIVAIILVLWGIATHLDSKINSRDSQKLVIYNWGDYIDPELLEKFTEETGIQVQYETFDSNEAMYTKIKQGGTTYDIAIPSEYMINKMKDEDLLVPLDYSKIEGIENIGPEFLNQSFDPGNKFSIPYFWGTLGIVYNENMVDEAPEHWDDLWKPEYKDSIMLFDGAREVLGLGLNSLGYSLNSKDPQQLEETVDKLYKLTPNIKAIVADEMKGYMIQNNAAIGVTFSGEASQMLEKNPNLKYVVPTEASNLWFDNMVIPKTVKNQDAAYAFINFMLKPENALKNAEYVGYSTPNLPAKEMLPEETREDKSFYPDADTMKHLEVYEKFDHKWTGKYSDLFLQFKMYRK encoded by the coding sequence ATGAAAAAACTCTATTCATTTTTAGCAGGAATTGTAGCGATTATCCTTGTCTTATGGGGGATTGCGACTCATCTAGATAGTAAAATCAATAGCCGAGACAGTCAGAAATTGGTTATCTACAACTGGGGGGACTATATCGATCCCGAACTCTTGGAGAAATTCACCGAAGAAACAGGAATCCAAGTCCAGTACGAGACCTTTGATTCCAACGAAGCTATGTATACCAAAATCAAGCAGGGTGGAACAACCTATGATATTGCTATTCCTAGTGAGTACATGATTAACAAAATGAAGGATGAGGACCTCTTAGTCCCTCTGGATTATTCAAAAATTGAAGGAATCGAAAATATCGGACCTGAGTTCCTCAACCAGTCTTTTGACCCGGGCAATAAATTCTCCATCCCTTACTTCTGGGGGACCTTGGGAATTGTCTACAATGAAAACATGGTAGATGAGGCGCCTGAGCATTGGGATGACCTCTGGAAGCCAGAATATAAGGATTCCATCATGCTTTTTGATGGAGCACGTGAGGTGTTGGGACTCGGGCTTAACTCACTCGGTTACAGTCTCAACTCCAAGGATCCTCAGCAGCTGGAAGAAACAGTGGATAAGCTCTACAAATTGACTCCAAATATCAAGGCCATTGTGGCAGACGAGATGAAGGGTTACATGATTCAGAACAACGCTGCTATCGGTGTGACCTTCTCAGGGGAAGCCAGCCAGATGTTGGAGAAAAATCCTAACCTCAAGTATGTCGTTCCGACTGAGGCCAGCAATCTCTGGTTTGATAACATGGTCATTCCAAAAACCGTGAAAAACCAAGATGCGGCCTATGCCTTTATCAACTTTATGTTGAAACCCGAAAATGCTCTGAAAAATGCGGAGTATGTAGGTTACTCAACACCAAACCTACCAGCTAAGGAAATGCTCCCAGAGGAGACTCGTGAGGACAAATCCTTCTATCCAGACGCTGATACCATGAAACACCTAGAAGTTTATGAAAAGTTTGACCATAAATGGACAGGAAAATACAGCGACCTCTTCCTACAATTTAAAATGTATCGGAAGTAG
- a CDS encoding class I SAM-dependent rRNA methyltransferase — MNRIRVSRRVEKKLAKGLVLLEASDLTDIDLTDQAVEVLSQDGKFLGSAYLSQQNKGIGWLVSKEKVGFNQSFFETLFRKAKEARKPYYQDDLTTAFRLFNQEGDGFGGLTVDLYGDYAVFSWYNSFVYQIRKLIVKAFKEVFPEVLGAYEKIRFKGQNYESAYVYGEEAPDYFTVLENGVLYQVFMNDGLMTGIFLDQHEVRGSLVDGLAMGKSLLNMFSYTAAFSVAAAMGGASETTSVDLAKRSRELSEAHFQANGLSTDNHRFIVMDVFEYFKYAKRKGLTYDVIVLDPPSFARNKKQTFSVAKDYHKLISQSLEILNPGGIIIASTNAANVSRQKFTEQIDKGFAGRRYQVLNQYGLPADFAYNKKDESSNYLKVISMKVSR; from the coding sequence ATGAATAGAATTAGGGTCAGCAGACGTGTTGAAAAAAAGCTAGCTAAGGGTCTAGTTCTTTTGGAAGCAAGTGATTTAACAGATATTGATCTGACGGATCAGGCAGTAGAAGTTCTTAGTCAAGACGGGAAGTTTTTAGGGAGTGCCTATCTTTCTCAGCAGAACAAGGGCATTGGCTGGTTGGTCAGCAAGGAAAAGGTTGGTTTCAACCAATCCTTCTTTGAAACTCTGTTTCGTAAGGCTAAGGAAGCTAGAAAGCCTTATTATCAAGATGACTTGACTACTGCCTTTCGCCTTTTTAACCAAGAGGGGGATGGTTTTGGTGGTCTGACTGTTGATCTCTATGGAGATTATGCTGTCTTTTCTTGGTACAACTCCTTTGTTTACCAGATTCGTAAGCTGATCGTAAAGGCTTTTAAGGAAGTTTTTCCTGAGGTCTTGGGGGCTTATGAAAAGATTCGTTTTAAAGGTCAAAACTACGAGTCTGCCTATGTTTATGGTGAGGAAGCGCCAGATTACTTTACTGTTCTTGAGAATGGCGTGCTCTATCAAGTCTTTATGAATGATGGCTTGATGACCGGGATTTTCCTAGACCAGCATGAGGTTCGTGGGAGTCTGGTTGACGGTCTAGCCATGGGCAAATCCTTGCTCAATATGTTTTCCTATACGGCGGCCTTTTCAGTTGCTGCAGCTATGGGAGGTGCCAGTGAGACGACTTCAGTTGACTTGGCCAAACGGTCTAGAGAGCTGTCAGAAGCTCATTTTCAGGCAAATGGACTCAGCACGGACAATCATCGTTTTATTGTCATGGACGTCTTTGAATACTTCAAGTATGCCAAGAGAAAAGGCTTGACCTATGATGTGATTGTTCTTGATCCGCCGAGCTTTGCCCGCAATAAAAAACAAACATTCTCTGTAGCTAAGGACTATCACAAGTTGATTTCCCAGAGTCTAGAGATTTTAAATCCGGGAGGCATTATCATTGCCAGTACCAATGCTGCCAATGTTTCCCGCCAGAAATTTACAGAACAAATTGATAAAGGTTTTGCAGGAAGAAGGTATCAGGTCTTGAACCAATACGGTCTTCCAGCAGACTTTGCCTATAATAAAAAAGATGAAAGCAGTAATTACCTCAAGGTGATTAGTATGAAGGTTAGTAGATGA